In one Streptomyces sp. T12 genomic region, the following are encoded:
- a CDS encoding TIM barrel protein — protein sequence MGFAEQRFNVNLSILFTELPLLERPAAAAAAGFTAVELWWPWIDSPTPEQSELDALKKAIEDAGVQLTGLNFYAGQLPGPDRGALSIPGEESERFRANIDVAADFARSLGCRALNALYGNRVEGVDPAEQDALALENLTLAARAADRIGAILLIETLNKPESPRYPLVTAPAGVGIVDKVNEATGLGNAKFLMDLYHLSMNGEDLPQVIEQYAAKTGHVQIADNPGRGAPGTGTLPLAELLGQLQKAGYEGWVGLEYKPGDRPSAEAFDWLPVELRAAR from the coding sequence ATGGGATTCGCAGAGCAGCGCTTCAACGTCAACCTGTCGATCCTCTTCACGGAACTCCCGCTCCTGGAGCGCCCCGCGGCCGCCGCCGCGGCCGGCTTCACCGCGGTCGAGCTGTGGTGGCCCTGGATCGACTCCCCCACCCCCGAGCAGTCCGAGCTCGACGCCCTGAAGAAGGCGATCGAGGACGCGGGCGTCCAGCTCACCGGCCTGAACTTCTACGCCGGTCAGCTGCCCGGCCCCGACCGTGGCGCCCTGTCGATCCCGGGCGAGGAGTCGGAGAGGTTCCGCGCCAACATCGACGTGGCCGCCGACTTCGCCCGATCCCTGGGCTGCCGCGCGCTCAACGCCCTGTACGGCAACCGCGTCGAGGGCGTGGACCCGGCCGAGCAGGACGCGCTCGCGCTGGAGAACCTGACCCTCGCGGCCCGGGCGGCCGACCGGATCGGCGCGATCCTGCTGATCGAGACCCTCAACAAGCCGGAGTCGCCGCGGTACCCGCTGGTGACCGCCCCGGCCGGCGTCGGCATCGTCGACAAGGTCAACGAGGCGACGGGGCTGGGCAACGCGAAGTTCCTCATGGACCTCTACCACCTGTCCATGAACGGCGAGGACCTGCCGCAGGTGATCGAGCAGTACGCCGCGAAGACCGGCCACGTGCAGATCGCCGACAACCCGGGCCGTGGCGCGCCGGGCACGGGGACGCTGCCGCTGGCGGAACTTTTGGGCCAGCTGCAGAAGGCGGGCTACGAGGGTTGGGTCGGCCTGGAGTACAAGCCGGGCGACCGCCCGAGCGCGGAGGCGTTCGACTGGCTGCCGGTGGAGCTGCGCGCCGCCCGCTGA
- a CDS encoding helix-turn-helix domain-containing protein: MTGTGEEPFIAAVKPLVDAMGGEIIAPDEAGPEDVVLSWGGADVLAVRLPQLADSLDHILAAMERRKGKPLADLDRKAKQEVVRILEARGAFSVRHGVETVASALGVSRFTVYNYLNREKGA, translated from the coding sequence GTGACCGGCACCGGCGAGGAGCCCTTCATCGCGGCCGTGAAGCCGCTGGTCGACGCCATGGGCGGCGAGATAATCGCGCCGGACGAGGCCGGCCCCGAGGACGTCGTGCTCTCCTGGGGCGGCGCCGACGTCCTCGCCGTACGCCTGCCCCAGCTGGCCGACTCCCTGGACCACATCCTGGCCGCCATGGAGCGCAGGAAGGGCAAGCCGCTGGCCGACCTGGACCGCAAGGCCAAGCAGGAGGTCGTGCGGATACTCGAGGCGCGCGGCGCCTTCTCCGTGCGGCACGGCGTGGAGACCGTGGCGAGCGCGCTCGGGGTGAGCCGCTTCACGGTCTACAACTACCTCAACCGTGAGAAGGGCGCCTGA
- the uraD gene encoding 2-oxo-4-hydroxy-4-carboxy-5-ureidoimidazoline decarboxylase produces MTSNSTPSGLARFNALEEHAAHAALLEACASTAWAKRLLAARPYAAADDLYTASDAATAELTAEDLAEAMAGHPPIGRPKPGDPTSAREQRGMAGASEELKAEMLELNLAYQDKFGHVFLICATGRTGEQMRDAVKERIGNSPEQEREIVRTELGKINRIRLARLVEED; encoded by the coding sequence GTGACGTCGAATTCCACGCCCTCGGGCCTGGCCCGGTTCAACGCCCTGGAGGAGCACGCGGCCCACGCCGCCCTCCTTGAGGCGTGTGCCTCCACGGCGTGGGCGAAGCGACTGCTCGCCGCCCGCCCCTACGCCGCCGCCGACGACCTCTACACCGCCAGTGACGCCGCCACGGCCGAGCTGACCGCCGAGGACCTGGCCGAGGCGATGGCCGGGCACCCGCCGATCGGCCGCCCCAAGCCGGGCGACCCGACCTCGGCCCGGGAGCAGCGCGGCATGGCCGGCGCCTCCGAGGAGCTCAAGGCCGAGATGCTCGAACTCAACCTGGCCTACCAGGACAAGTTCGGCCACGTCTTCCTGATCTGCGCCACCGGCCGGACCGGCGAGCAGATGCGCGACGCGGTCAAGGAACGGATCGGCAACTCGCCGGAGCAGGAGCGGGAGATCGTCCGCACCGAGCTGGGCAAGATCAACCGCATCCGGCTCGCCCGACTCGTCGAAGAGGACTGA
- the uraH gene encoding hydroxyisourate hydrolase: MSTSTTASVSTHILDTSIGRPAEGVAIQLSARSGRDAEWQALGGSVTDADGRCKDLPALPEGTTHVRLDFAVEPYFEKKQADAQQDAPANRDSGAVFFPEVAITFAVKPGEHYHVPLLLNPFGYSVYRGS, translated from the coding sequence ATGAGCACCAGCACCACCGCCTCGGTGTCCACGCACATCCTGGACACCAGCATCGGCCGCCCCGCCGAGGGCGTCGCCATCCAGCTCTCTGCCCGCAGCGGCCGGGATGCCGAGTGGCAGGCGCTCGGCGGCTCCGTGACCGACGCGGACGGGCGGTGCAAGGACCTCCCCGCGCTGCCGGAGGGGACCACACACGTACGGCTCGACTTCGCGGTGGAGCCGTATTTCGAGAAGAAGCAAGCCGATGCGCAGCAGGACGCCCCCGCGAATCGGGACAGCGGTGCCGTGTTCTTCCCCGAGGTGGCGATCACCTTCGCCGTCAAGCCCGGGGAGCACTACCACGTGCCGCTGCTGCTCAACCCGTTCGGCTACTCCGTTTACCGAGGGAGCTAG
- the pucL gene encoding factor-independent urate hydroxylase, translating to MTLNSRPARPVILGQNQYGKAENRVVKITRDGATHHIKDLNVSVALSGDMDEVHYSGSNANVLPTDTTKNTVYAFAKEYGIESAEQFGIHLARHFVTSQEPIHQARIRIEEYAWERIAASDANSQFIGADEVKHSFVRKGQETRVTQITYDGEKWEVISGLKDLVVMNSTNSEFWGYVKDKYTTLQEAHDRILATQVSGRWRFNWTDDEQRMPNWEKSYEQTKKHMLQAFAETYSLSLQQTLYQMGSRIINNRSEIDEVRFSLPNKHHFLVDLEPFGLKNDNEVYFAADRPYGLIEATILRDGCEAKIPMDLTNL from the coding sequence ATGACACTCAATTCCCGCCCTGCCCGCCCTGTGATCCTGGGACAGAACCAGTACGGCAAGGCCGAGAACCGAGTCGTAAAGATCACGCGGGACGGCGCCACCCATCACATCAAGGACCTGAACGTATCCGTGGCGCTGAGCGGCGACATGGACGAGGTCCACTACTCCGGCTCGAACGCCAACGTCCTGCCGACCGACACAACCAAGAACACGGTGTACGCGTTCGCCAAGGAGTACGGCATCGAGTCGGCCGAGCAGTTCGGCATCCACCTCGCCCGTCACTTCGTCACCTCGCAGGAACCGATCCACCAGGCCCGGATCCGTATCGAGGAGTACGCCTGGGAGCGGATCGCGGCCTCCGACGCCAACTCGCAGTTCATCGGCGCGGACGAGGTCAAGCACTCCTTCGTCCGCAAGGGCCAGGAGACGCGGGTCACGCAGATCACCTACGACGGTGAGAAGTGGGAGGTCATCTCCGGCCTCAAGGACCTCGTCGTGATGAACTCGACCAACTCCGAGTTCTGGGGCTACGTCAAGGACAAGTACACGACGCTCCAGGAGGCGCACGACCGCATCCTGGCCACCCAGGTCTCCGGCCGCTGGCGGTTCAACTGGACCGACGACGAGCAGCGGATGCCCAACTGGGAGAAGTCCTACGAGCAGACCAAGAAGCACATGCTCCAGGCCTTCGCCGAGACCTACTCGCTCTCGCTCCAGCAGACCCTGTACCAAATGGGTTCGCGGATCATCAACAACCGCAGCGAGATAGACGAGGTCCGCTTCTCCCTCCCGAACAAGCACCACTTCCTGGTGGACCTGGAGCCGTTCGGGCTGAAGAACGACAACGAGGTGTACTTCGCCGCCGACCGCCCCTACGGCCTGATCGAGGCCACCATCCTGCGGGACGGCTGCGAGGCGAAGATCCCCATGGACCTCACCAACCTGTAA
- a CDS encoding 8-oxoguanine deaminase — protein MAAAQRIVIENCSIATVDANDTEYATGHVVIADNRIESLGAGKAPEGLENVVRRIDATGHLVTPGLVNTHHHFYQWITRGLATDHNLFNWLVALYPTWARIDEQMVRSAAQGSLAMMARGGVTTAMDHHYVYPQGSGDLSGAIIGAARDMGVRFTLARGSMDRSEKDGGLPPDFAVETLEGALAGTEETVKRHHDASFDAMTQVAVAPCSPFSISTELLKQGAELARRLGVRMHTHGSETVEEEKFCHELFGMGPTDYFESTGWLGEDVWMAHCVHMNDSDIAAFARTKTGVAHCPSSNARLAAGIARVPDMLAAGVPVGLGVDGTASNESGELHTELRNALLINRLGAHREAALNARQALRLGTYGGAQVLGRAAEIGSLEPGKLADLVLWKLDTLAHASIADPVTALVFGAAAPVTASFVNGRQIVEDGRLLTADEDAIARSTREEAQRLARIAAQA, from the coding sequence ATGGCAGCAGCCCAGCGCATCGTCATCGAGAACTGTTCGATCGCGACGGTGGACGCGAACGACACCGAGTACGCCACGGGCCACGTCGTCATCGCGGACAACCGCATCGAGTCGCTCGGCGCGGGCAAGGCGCCCGAGGGCCTGGAGAACGTCGTACGCCGTATCGACGCCACCGGGCACCTGGTCACCCCCGGCCTGGTCAACACCCATCACCACTTCTACCAGTGGATCACCCGGGGCCTGGCCACGGACCACAACCTCTTCAACTGGCTCGTCGCCCTCTACCCGACGTGGGCGCGCATCGACGAGCAGATGGTGCGTTCCGCCGCGCAGGGCTCGCTGGCGATGATGGCCCGCGGTGGCGTCACCACCGCCATGGACCACCACTACGTCTACCCGCAGGGCTCCGGCGACCTCTCCGGCGCCATCATCGGCGCCGCCCGCGACATGGGCGTCCGCTTCACCCTCGCCCGCGGCTCCATGGACCGCAGCGAGAAGGACGGCGGCCTGCCGCCGGACTTCGCCGTCGAGACCCTCGAAGGCGCGCTGGCCGGGACCGAGGAGACCGTCAAGCGGCACCACGACGCCTCCTTCGACGCGATGACCCAGGTCGCCGTCGCCCCCTGCTCCCCCTTCTCCATCTCCACCGAGCTCCTCAAGCAGGGTGCCGAGCTGGCCCGCCGCCTCGGCGTGCGCATGCACACCCACGGTTCGGAGACCGTGGAGGAGGAGAAGTTCTGCCACGAGCTGTTCGGCATGGGCCCGACCGACTACTTCGAGTCCACCGGCTGGCTCGGCGAGGACGTGTGGATGGCGCACTGCGTCCACATGAACGACTCCGACATCGCCGCCTTCGCCCGCACGAAGACGGGTGTCGCCCACTGCCCGTCCTCCAACGCCCGCCTCGCGGCCGGCATCGCCCGCGTCCCCGACATGCTCGCGGCGGGCGTCCCGGTCGGCCTCGGCGTCGACGGCACGGCGTCCAACGAGTCCGGCGAGCTGCACACCGAACTGCGCAACGCCCTGCTCATCAACCGCCTCGGCGCCCACCGCGAGGCCGCCCTGAACGCCCGCCAGGCCCTGCGCCTCGGGACGTACGGCGGTGCCCAGGTCCTCGGCCGCGCCGCCGAGATCGGCTCGCTGGAGCCGGGCAAGCTGGCCGACCTCGTGCTGTGGAAGCTGGACACCCTCGCCCATGCCTCCATCGCCGACCCGGTGACCGCGCTGGTCTTCGGCGCGGCGGCCCCGGTCACGGCGTCGTTCGTGAACGGCCGGCAGATCGTGGAGGACGGGCGGCTGCTCACGGCCGACGAGGACGCCATCGCCCGCTCGACGCGGGAAGAGGCACAGCGGCTGGCGAGGATCGCCGCGCAGGCCTGA
- a CDS encoding nucleobase:cation symporter-2 family protein, which produces MAAVSGARVDACAPERSPFPPERARPRSRTTAYHLLEPASEPTRLTDRRRAAVSAQPVSTHPVDEKLPALKMATTGLQHVAAMYAGVVAPPLIVGAAIGLSATDLTFLTGACLFTAGLATFLQTLGIWKIGARLPFVNGVTFAGVAPMTAVVASTEDKSDALPIIFGAVIVAGLLGFLAAPFFSKAVRFFPPVVTGTVITLIGISLLPVAFNWAQGPDPAANDYGSATNLGLAAGTLLIVLLLRRFTTGFVKQIAVLLGLVAGTLIAIPFGVTDFGPVADADVIGFPTPFHFGAPQFQLAAIISLCVVMVVSMTESTADMLALGEIVERPADEKTIAAGLRADTLGSAISPLFNGFMCSAFAQNIGLVAMTKIRSRYVVAVGGGFLVLMGLCPMAASLIAVVPRPVLGGAGVVLFGSVAASGIQTLVRAGLDKDNNVLIVAVSLAVGIVPITAPDFYHAFPETVRIVLDSGISTGCVAAVALNLVFNHLGKGRDAQDVTHPMEAGEEITGSATRAPATP; this is translated from the coding sequence ATGGCGGCCGTCTCCGGGGCGCGCGTGGACGCGTGCGCCCCGGAACGGTCTCCGTTTCCCCCAGAACGGGCCCGTCCCCGGTCCCGCACGACCGCGTACCACCTCCTTGAACCCGCGTCAGAGCCGACGCGTTTAACCGACCGGAGGAGAGCCGCAGTGTCCGCCCAGCCCGTTTCGACCCACCCCGTGGACGAGAAACTCCCCGCCCTGAAAATGGCGACCACCGGTCTGCAACACGTGGCCGCCATGTACGCGGGAGTCGTCGCCCCACCCCTGATAGTCGGCGCGGCCATAGGCCTGTCCGCCACCGACCTGACCTTCCTCACCGGCGCCTGCCTGTTCACCGCGGGCCTCGCCACCTTCCTCCAAACGCTCGGCATCTGGAAGATCGGCGCCCGGCTGCCGTTCGTCAACGGCGTCACCTTCGCCGGCGTCGCCCCCATGACCGCGGTCGTCGCCTCCACCGAGGACAAGTCCGACGCCCTGCCGATCATCTTCGGCGCGGTCATCGTCGCCGGCCTGCTCGGCTTCCTGGCGGCCCCCTTCTTCAGCAAGGCCGTCCGCTTCTTCCCGCCGGTGGTGACGGGGACGGTCATCACGCTGATCGGCATCTCCCTGCTGCCGGTCGCCTTCAACTGGGCGCAAGGGCCCGACCCGGCCGCGAACGACTACGGCTCGGCGACGAACCTGGGCCTGGCCGCCGGGACCCTGCTGATCGTCCTGCTCCTGCGCCGCTTCACCACGGGCTTCGTCAAGCAGATCGCCGTACTGCTCGGCCTGGTCGCCGGCACACTGATCGCGATCCCGTTCGGCGTCACGGACTTCGGCCCCGTCGCGGACGCGGACGTCATCGGCTTCCCGACCCCGTTCCACTTCGGCGCCCCGCAGTTCCAGCTCGCCGCGATCATCTCGCTGTGCGTGGTCATGGTGGTCTCGATGACCGAATCGACGGCCGACATGCTGGCGTTGGGCGAGATCGTCGAGCGCCCGGCCGACGAGAAGACCATCGCGGCGGGCCTGCGCGCCGACACCCTCGGCTCCGCGATCAGCCCCCTCTTCAACGGCTTCATGTGCAGCGCCTTCGCGCAGAACATCGGCCTGGTCGCGATGACGAAGATCCGCAGCCGGTACGTCGTCGCCGTCGGCGGCGGCTTCCTCGTCCTGATGGGCCTGTGCCCGATGGCGGCGTCGCTCATCGCGGTCGTACCGCGCCCGGTGCTCGGCGGCGCGGGCGTGGTCCTCTTCGGTTCGGTGGCCGCGAGCGGCATTCAGACTCTCGTCCGGGCGGGCCTGGACAAGGACAACAACGTGCTGATCGTCGCCGTCTCGCTGGCCGTCGGCATCGTCCCCATCACCGCGCCGGACTTCTACCACGCCTTCCCGGAGACGGTGCGGATCGTCCTGGACTCGGGCATCTCGACGGGCTGTGTGGCGGCGGTGGCGCTCAACCTCGTCTTCAACCACCTTGGCAAGGGCCGGGACGCGCAGGACGTCACCCACCCCATGGAGGCAGGGGAGGAGATCACCGGGTCGGCGACCCGGGCCCCGGCCACCCCATGA
- a CDS encoding 3'-5' exoribonuclease domain-containing protein: MAARRIRPSLYISVDIEADGPIPGPYSMLSLGAAVAGVQDADGFTAADPEQHTFYRELRPIGEEFVPEALAVSGLDRERLGKEGLDPALALAQFTRWVREVGGDAQPVMCGYPASYDWTFLYWYLIRFTGASPFGHSGCLDMKTLYATKAGLPLRAVAKGTMPRELLSRRRHTHHALDDAIEQAELFANLMGWPGPGSPTR; encoded by the coding sequence ATGGCCGCACGACGCATCAGACCCAGCCTCTACATCTCCGTCGACATCGAGGCCGACGGCCCGATCCCGGGTCCGTACTCGATGCTGAGCCTCGGCGCGGCGGTCGCCGGGGTCCAGGACGCCGACGGGTTCACGGCGGCCGACCCCGAGCAGCACACCTTCTATCGCGAACTCCGCCCGATCGGCGAGGAGTTCGTGCCCGAGGCGCTGGCCGTGAGCGGGCTCGACCGCGAGCGCCTCGGGAAGGAGGGCCTCGATCCCGCCCTGGCCCTCGCGCAGTTCACGCGCTGGGTGCGCGAGGTCGGCGGCGACGCGCAGCCGGTGATGTGCGGCTACCCGGCGTCGTACGACTGGACGTTCCTGTACTGGTACTTGATCCGCTTCACCGGGGCGAGCCCCTTCGGCCACTCGGGCTGCCTCGACATGAAGACGCTGTACGCCACCAAGGCCGGGCTGCCCCTGCGTGCGGTGGCCAAGGGCACGATGCCGCGCGAGCTGCTGTCGCGGCGCCGTCACACGCACCATGCGCTGGACGACGCCATCGAGCAGGCCGAGCTGTTCGCCAACCTCATGGGGTGGCCGGGGCCCGGGTCGCCGACCCGGTGA
- a CDS encoding serine/threonine-protein kinase, whose amino-acid sequence MNNATEVFQPLQADDPPVVAGYRLAARLGAGGMGRVYLSHTQGGRPVAIKVVRPELADDPDFRRRFRREVEAARRVRGAYTAELIDADADGVPPWLATLYVPGPSLAEAVARRGPLPVPAVLWLVAGVAEALQAIHGAGIVHRDLKPSNVLLAADGPRVIDFGISLAADATSHTATGFAVGTPQFMAPEQATADEVTEATDVFALGQTAAFAALGRPLYGDGPAATVLYRIVHQEPDLSPLPEQLRRLIARCLVTDREERATLAEVVEWCRQGLGTDADAGAGPAVWREVTGPEVTVPSPVPSPVPDPTRVLHSAPLVVTGPQPQPQSTVPDARRTRRGRTALITTAAVTAGVLVLSGFAWMVSDAGGRFRDWVAGAPSTPGPKESEGSSTPESSAGSPSASGHGSGAGDGTSDAAQPSPTASKSPQAVPYPLQRLDAKSSLSFKEPVQREDRKGDIRFDCKDVGCALDSDTSVFVQLFGASGASLDECRLLLASADRRRWPLAGAANGSQICVKHSSGDIALLVLQTKSTALPELAFLQLDMTIWREAA is encoded by the coding sequence ATGAACAACGCGACCGAGGTGTTCCAGCCACTGCAGGCGGACGATCCGCCCGTCGTGGCCGGCTATCGCCTCGCCGCCCGGCTCGGCGCGGGTGGCATGGGCCGGGTCTATCTGTCGCACACGCAAGGCGGCCGGCCCGTGGCGATCAAGGTGGTGCGGCCGGAGCTGGCCGACGACCCGGACTTCAGGCGCCGGTTCCGCCGGGAGGTGGAGGCGGCCCGGCGGGTCCGGGGCGCGTACACCGCCGAGCTGATCGACGCCGACGCGGACGGCGTACCGCCCTGGCTGGCCACGCTGTACGTGCCCGGGCCGTCCCTGGCGGAGGCCGTCGCCCGCCGTGGTCCGCTGCCGGTGCCCGCGGTGCTGTGGCTGGTGGCGGGGGTGGCCGAGGCACTGCAGGCCATCCATGGTGCGGGCATCGTGCACCGGGACCTGAAGCCGTCGAACGTGCTGCTGGCCGCCGACGGGCCGCGCGTGATCGACTTCGGCATCTCGCTGGCCGCGGACGCCACATCCCACACGGCGACCGGCTTCGCCGTCGGCACGCCGCAGTTCATGGCCCCCGAGCAGGCGACCGCGGATGAGGTCACGGAGGCCACCGACGTCTTCGCGCTCGGCCAGACGGCGGCGTTCGCGGCGCTGGGCCGGCCGCTGTACGGGGACGGTCCCGCGGCCACCGTGCTCTACCGGATCGTGCATCAGGAACCCGACCTGTCCCCGCTGCCCGAGCAGCTCCGTCGGCTGATCGCCCGATGCCTGGTCACCGATCGGGAGGAGCGGGCCACACTGGCGGAGGTCGTGGAGTGGTGCCGACAGGGGTTGGGCACGGACGCCGACGCGGGCGCTGGCCCGGCCGTATGGCGGGAGGTCACGGGGCCGGAGGTGACGGTGCCGTCCCCGGTGCCGTCGCCGGTTCCCGACCCCACCCGGGTGCTGCACTCGGCACCGCTGGTCGTCACGGGACCGCAGCCGCAGCCGCAGTCGACGGTGCCGGACGCACGGCGGACGCGCAGAGGGCGTACCGCGCTGATCACGACCGCGGCCGTGACGGCGGGGGTACTGGTGCTGTCGGGCTTCGCGTGGATGGTCTCGGACGCGGGGGGCAGGTTCCGTGACTGGGTCGCGGGCGCACCGTCGACGCCCGGCCCGAAGGAGTCCGAAGGGTCGTCGACGCCGGAGTCGTCAGCGGGGTCGCCCTCGGCATCCGGGCACGGGTCGGGGGCAGGTGACGGGACGTCGGACGCGGCACAGCCTTCCCCGACCGCGTCCAAGTCGCCGCAAGCCGTCCCCTACCCCCTCCAGCGGCTGGACGCGAAGAGCTCGCTGAGCTTCAAGGAGCCGGTCCAGCGCGAGGACCGCAAGGGGGACATCCGCTTCGACTGCAAGGACGTCGGCTGTGCGCTGGACAGCGACACCAGCGTGTTCGTCCAGCTGTTCGGCGCGTCGGGGGCTTCCCTCGACGAGTGCCGTCTCCTCCTCGCCAGTGCCGATCGCCGCCGCTGGCCGTTGGCGGGGGCGGCGAACGGCAGCCAGATCTGCGTCAAGCACTCCTCCGGCGACATCGCGCTGCTCGTGCTCCAGACGAAGTCCACGGCGCTGCCGGAACTCGCCTTCCTGCAGCTCGACATGACGATCTGGCGGGAGGCGGCCTAG
- a CDS encoding AraC family transcriptional regulator produces MTNAVHRQVLPTPEALRPWVADIGTVSVDEEAAEPYVQLPDATTKVVIRVGADGRRSTLVVGPRTRASYHRGKRFAACLELRLAPGTTRPLLGVPAADLVGHALPLHELPAEPARRLARELRDMAPEQVVPHLAQALPDRLSAVADPSRTALLRAGADALSMRTGRVPGQVQDVARELAVSERQLRNLFAEGVGLSPKHYARIDRVHAVLARADAIPWAQLAVASGYYDQSHMTSDFRTLMGVPPRSYFTGRLPDAQPCQATARR; encoded by the coding sequence GTGACGAACGCCGTGCACCGACAGGTACTGCCCACACCCGAGGCGCTGCGCCCGTGGGTCGCGGACATCGGGACCGTGTCGGTGGACGAGGAGGCGGCGGAGCCGTACGTCCAACTCCCCGACGCCACCACGAAGGTGGTCATCCGGGTCGGGGCGGACGGCCGCCGCAGCACCCTCGTCGTCGGCCCGCGCACCCGCGCCTCGTACCACCGGGGCAAGCGGTTCGCCGCCTGCCTCGAACTGCGGCTGGCGCCCGGCACCACCCGACCCCTGCTCGGCGTCCCGGCGGCCGATCTCGTGGGCCACGCGCTGCCGCTGCACGAGCTGCCCGCCGAACCCGCCCGCCGACTGGCCCGCGAACTGCGGGACATGGCGCCGGAGCAGGTGGTGCCGCATCTGGCACAGGCGCTCCCCGACCGGCTGTCCGCCGTCGCGGACCCCTCACGCACCGCTCTGCTGCGGGCCGGTGCCGACGCGCTGTCGATGCGAACCGGCCGCGTTCCCGGGCAGGTGCAGGACGTGGCGCGCGAACTGGCCGTCAGCGAGCGGCAGTTGCGCAACCTTTTCGCCGAGGGCGTCGGTCTCTCCCCCAAGCACTACGCCCGTATCGACCGGGTGCACGCGGTACTGGCCCGGGCCGACGCCATCCCCTGGGCGCAGCTCGCCGTCGCCTCCGGCTACTACGACCAGTCCCACATGACGTCCGACTTCCGCACCCTGATGGGCGTGCCACCCCGTTCGTACTTCACCGGCCGCCTTCCCGACGCCCAGCCGTGCCAGGCCACCGCCCGCCGTTGA